A stretch of DNA from Sugiyamaella lignohabitans strain CBS 10342 chromosome B, complete sequence:
CTCTAATCCATGAGGGCTACAGTGTTGATAGAGTTCATGACTTGAGTAAGATTGACAAGTGGTTCCTTTACAAGTTAATGAACATTGTTaaccaacaaaagaagCTTGAAAGCATTAGCTCCTTGTACGGAATTACTCATGAAACTATGCTAGAGTCCAAGCAGTTGGGCTTTTCAGACCACCAAATTGCTCTTGCCGTTGGTTCTACCGAACTTGAAGTCCGTGCCCGCCGTACTAGCTTCGGCATTCGTCCTTTTGTGAAGAAAATCGATaccctggctgctgaaTTCCCTGCTGATACCAATTACTTGTACACCACCTACAATGCCACTGAGCATGACGTTGAATTTGATGAACATGGTATTATGGTTCTTGGTTCCGGTGTCTACCGTATTGGATCATCCGTAGAGTTTGATTGGTGTGCTGTTAGTACTGCTCGTGCTCTACGTGAAATGGGAAAGCGTACTATCATGGTTAACTACAACCCTGAAACTGTCTCCACTGATTTCGATGAAGTTGATAGACtatattttgaagaattgaGCTACGAACGTGTTATGGATATCTATGAATTGGAACATGCTAGTGGCGTTGTTGTTTCCGTCGGCGGTCAATTGCCCCAAAACATTGCTCTCAAGCTTCAAGAGCAAGGTGGTGCTAAGGTTCTAGGTACTGATCCTCGAGATATTGACCAGGCCGAGGATAGACATAAGTTCTCTTCTATTCTCGACTCTATTGGAGTTGACCAACCTGCTTGGAAGGAGTTGACCTCTGTTTCGGAGGCCAAAGATTTTGCTGATAAGGTTGGCTTCCCTGTTTTAGTTCGTCCTTCTTATGTGTtatctggtgctgctatgTCTGTTATTAGAGACGAATCTGAGCTTGAGGCTAAGTTAACCAATGCTGCCAGCGTTTCTCCAGATCACCCTGTTGTCATTACTAAGTTCATTGAGGGTGCTCAGGAAATTGATGTCGATGGTGTTGCTTCTAATGGTAAACTTTTGGTCCATGCTGTTTCTGAGCACATCGAAAACGCTGGTGTCCACTCTGGTGATGCTTCCTTGATTCTCCCTCCTGTTAACCTTGAGGAACCTATTATGGCCAGAGTTaaggagattgctgaaaAAGTTGCTAAGGCTTGGAAGATTACTGGTCCTTTCAACATGCAGATcattaaaaacaaagatGAGCTTAAGGTCATTGAATGTAACATCCGTGCTTCCCGTTCTTTCCCATTTGTTTCTAAGGTCCTAGGTACCAactttattgatattgctACCAAGGCACTTGTCAACAAAGATGTCCCAGAGCCAGTTGACTTGATGCAGAAGTCTCATGATTATGTTGCTATCAAGGTCCCTCAATTTTCATTTACTCGtttggctggtgctgatcCATTCCTTGGTGTCGAAATGGCATCAACTGGTGAAGTTGCTTGTTTTGGTAAAGATGTCATTGAAGCCTACTGGGCTGCTATTCAGTCCACCATGAACTTCAAGGTTCCCAAGCCTCCTTCTGGTTTGCtctttggtggtgatgttaCTAAAGAAGATCTGGGTTTGGTTGCCTCTACCCTTCTGCCACTTGGATACAAGTACTATGTTGCCAAGCCTGAGGTCAAGGAATATCTTGAATCCAAGCTGAATGGTGCTACTAAGATTGAAGTTATTGAGCTGCCCAAGAATGATAAGCGTAAACTTGGTGAAGTTTTTGAACAATTCAATATCCGTGGTGTTTTCAACCTTGCCAAAGCCCGCGCTGAGTCGTACACTGACGAGGACTATCTCATGCGTCGTAATGCAATTGACTTCGGTCTCCCACTTTTCAACGAACCCCGTACTGCTGTCCTTTTCGCTCAGACTTTGGCTGCTAAACTCCCTGCTCGTCTCGAAGCTCAAGCCAGCCAAAGCAAGGAGATCCCCACTGAAGTCAAAAGATGGAGTGAATTTATTGGTGGTAGATCTATTGTATAAAATGACACCTATACATACGTATATTAATACATTTACTAATGAATAAATCAAATATCAACATAGCAAGGCCCTGCCAGAATTAGTTTTGGACTGGATTCAGATCAAGGTTATCTTGATCACGTGCCTTTTGTTCGATTCGTGTTGCACCTCGGCTGTATTGTGTCATATGTATTCCAGCGGCTTAAGTGGATATCAGTGGGGGTATTAATACCGAGCTAGCGAATGTTACCCTAAGACATTGTGAAGTAGAACACTTATCAGGACAACTAGAAATCAAGTCAACTATTAATTACTTCTTAAATATGTCGCTTCTTGTCACCAATCACCCTGTTTACACACGTGTTGTCAAGCTTTTAGAGACTACCGGTAAGTTTGTTCCATTTGCGTACCACGAGAGCTTGGTTTGAGTCTTCACTATATAAGATACTAACAAGCTACAGTTGGTAGAGACAAGCTTCTTCGTTTGGTTCAGTATTTTGCTAGATTTTTGTCATATTATCTCTACAGACAAGGTTATACCAAGGTTCACATCGAGCGATGGAAAACTGTTCAGACACAGTTGGCTCTATCCCGTAAATTGTTTCGTGTTGGTAAACCCCTGGGTAACTTCAAGCTAGCTGCTACTAGCTACCACCAGAAGACTGCTGATCCCGTTCTGCGTGCTACTGCTATAATTAAGAACCTCGCTTTTGGTGGCTATTTGACTTTGGATACTCTTGTGTGGCTCCATGGTTCCAAGGTTAGACAATTCTCGCTTGAGAGATTCAGCACAATTCAAAGATCTGCTTATAAGCTGTGGGCCCTTGCTCTTTTGTCTGGAATCGTTAACAGTCTATACCGTATCCAGCAAGCATCCAAAGCCCAGGCTGCTTTATTAAGCGAAAAGGAGAAGGATGCTGCCAGCATTAAGAAGGTTGATTTGGAAAAGAAGGCTGCTGTTACACAACTTGTCTGGGACGCCTTGGATACCACTATCCCTCTCAGTGCCTTGAAATATGTTGATCTCGATGACGGTATTGTGGGTCTTGCCGGTCTTATTACTTCTTATCTTGGTCTCAAGCAGATCTGGTAGAATTATAACTCTCACATGTATTTCTCCATgtatttctatttctatatacaaaatatatGGAATGATATCATTTTTAAGCTTAACGGCCTTTATAGCTTCGTCTTAGAGTCAAGTCTGGCATCGGGCTAAACTGCAGAGCTTATCCGTGGAGTGTGGCCTGCATTTCTCCCCGCCCAAAGTACAATACGCATATTAGATTTGAATTGCATTAAAGGACTACGATAGTCTACCGATAAGAGCTGGATGTGGAACCAGCGTGCTTTAATAGAAGTCTACGACAAGATCCGAGGGAGAGTggtataaaaaaaaactactACCTGCTATTAAAAAGTAGTTGATGAGGCATTAATAGGTTatacttcttttttttggattgcATTCCCAACGATTGTCTTCACTTTTGTAGTACCATCAACATGAGCGCGCCGGCTCAGCAAAACCCAAGATCACAAGCACCAGCGGTAGCTGGTACGAGACCCCAGGGACAGACTGGTTTACAACGTCGACGTGTTTATGACTTTGCAGAGACTgctgaaaaaatattagcCAAGTATGCTGATGAGCCGGCTAGTCTTGATTTGCATATACATCATACACATTATAGATTTGGAAATCAAGAGGGCATTCTACAGAAAAACACTTCTGCTATCAAAACattttttgaatatataGCATCGGGTGAGATTCCTCCTGCAGCGACCGAAGTATTCCGTGACTCGGGAATCAGGTTTTATAGTGGTTGCATTATTGTCAAACTAATTGATCATAGAAGCCTACCTGTTCAAGCTGGACAACAGCAAGATGAACGTGAAACATCAGGCGACAGCTCCAAGTCATCAGGAACAGTGGCCAATTCtaatagcagcaccaacgTAAATGGTAATAATAAGCCGGAGGCGAGTAATTCCTCTAGCGTGGCTACGGCATCTAAATCTCCGGAACCTGCATCATACCGAGTGTTGCTTAGGCCAACGTCGTTGTCACTTTGGCATGATCTTTTATATACGGCAGATACAAGTCATGGAAGGTTCACTGACCAGCTGGCTCTTAATATGGAATCTGAAATTCTGACACTAACGCATCGTAACGTTGATCTTCGTGTTTTTGAACGACCACGGGCCacttttgaagaatattCCCTTTTTGAAACAAACAATATAGCTAAAAAGGAGATCAAAAAGACTTCTCTACCTGTTGAAGACTCCCGTAGGGATAGTCTACGACAACTGCATAAATACAGACTTACGGTACctaaaaagagaaaaggTTTACATGAAGATCTGGTTCATCATGGCACTGAGTATGAAGAGCTTATGCTCACCATGGATGACAAGCGACAGGCAACTGCGAATCCTACTGGcggtgtttctggtggACAGTTTATGAGATTGAGTTTTATTGAACAACTAcggaaaaagaaagagagaatGAGGTTATTGGGTCAACAACAGCGAATACAACAACAGGTCCAGCAACCCCAGGGAGGTGCTGTTAGTCCTGTggtttctgcttctgctcaACCTCAGCAACCCGGACAAACTCCATATGGCCAAGGAGGAATCAAGCAACCTCAGGCGCAAACCCAGGCCCAAGCTCAAGTTCAAATGCAGATGCAAATGCAAttacaacatcaacattctcaacaacacctgcaacagcagcagcaacaacaacaacagcagcagcagcagcagcagcagcatccacCACAACATCTTctacagcaacagcagcaggcagCTGCAAATGGAACCTTTATGACAGGAGCCTCGACCGTATCAATTAATAGGCCAACATCATTTTCCTCAGGGTTAGTCTTCGATAGTAATTCCGACAAGCGTAATAATGGAGGAAATGGGTCGGCTAGTTCACCAGGCAACAAGGCTGGTCagaaggctgctgccaagcCGAAAGGAAAACAAGCTGGTAAAACAGTGCCGGGAAAGACTATCCCTGGAAAGACCGTTCCAGGCAAAACAACAACGATACCCACAGCCAAGCCTCGGGCTCGTGCCAAAAAAGATCCTAAAGACCCTAAAGCCAAAAAGACTGTTCCAGGGTCTGTACctaataattaattaattaattaatgaATTTCAGTGTAATCCAGAACAGCTGGTGATGTACGGCTGTCATGTAACTTTATAGCTTCATGAGCAGTCGGCATTGCAAACATCTGCATCAATTACAGAAAAGCCCCGATATTGGATCGTATTTTCGTGTCACTATGTCTGGTATGGAGCCACTGGAGGTTTTTGTAACAGAGGTAGAGAGACCGAATGACTTACTTAACACACCTATCAACATTGATACGGCGAAAGTACTAGAAGTGTTTGAGTACTACAAAGATCTCAGTACTCTTCAATTTGAGACCATTGTGAAATCTCTGTTGTACAGACTAGTTCAATCTGAAAACGAGACCGCTATCCCTTTAATATGCATCACTTTAGACAGTGTGTTATTGCTGTCGAAGCAGGGGAAATGTGAGTTTTCTTTGACTCATGGCCTTATAGAAGATCTGTTTGAGATTCAGACGATTTCTTGGTGCCAAACGTTTTGGCCTTATCTCATTTCAAGAGAGTCTCAGATAGCCCGTAATCTTTCCGGTATGAAGGCCCCTGGAACAACCCTTATTCGCCTGTGTAATTCCTTGGTCCGGCGGCTTTCAAAAAGTCGAGATGGGGAATTCTCTGGTCAGATCGCCATGTTCTTAGCTCGTGCGTTCCCTCTAAATGAAAAGTCCGGTTTGAACATGAGAGGAACATTCAATGTCGAAAATGTGACGATATATGAATCAGCACCACCTGCTGTTCCTAATTCTTTGGAGTCTTTATCAATGGAAGTCGATGAGAATCAACAAGAAGAGACGATAAAGGAGACTGAGGAAGGCCAACTTGTGACGGGTGACCCTTCGACAGCTCCAGGAGAGGCTGATAAGACTGCACCATCTGGAGACGAAGTCAATCCAAGTATCCCCTCACATATACAAGAATCTACACTAGATATGCCTAGTTCTACACCATCGACACCAATTCCATCTGTACTTTCAACACCATCTCCAGAAGACACTAATTATTCAGATTTCTGGTCACTACAGTCCATTTTATCCAACCCAACAATTTTATTCACAAATGAGAAGGAGATGTCTCCTTTTAAGAGAAAAGTGAAAAAGGTGATGGCCCTTTTCTTAGCAACAGATGAAAAGAGTCATACCTCACATGACCCTAAACGGACAAGAAATGGGTCTCAACACGAACAGGCCACAACTCACAAAAAGCCTATTTCTCCTTCGAACCTTTCAATGGAATCTGAAAAGGCATTTGTTCCTAAATGGCTTACCAAACGAGATTTGTTCGAACTTCAACTTAAAGATGCTGCATTTAGGAGGTCATTTCTCGTTCAACTGTATATTATAAGCGATTTTCTACTCGGTCAGTCTTCAAGAGCTAAAGAATTCTGGAATTCTTTACCAGCTAGCAATCGAAGTGTAATGTTTCCATATGTGCTAAAGGGGTCAGAGaggaaatatttttcagatctAAATCAAACTATAAAGCAGCTTATCAGCGATGGTAGTTCAAAAAGTGATCTTAATAACCTTTTCGAAAAAACACTGACAACTACAATTTTCCGTGATCACAATTGGCAATATTGGAAGCTGCGCAACTGTCCCTCTTTCGAAAAGCCTTCCCTGGATGAGTCCTTGTACAGGGATATCTCAGAGAAATTTACTAGTAAACAGCAACCTCGTAAAAAATATTGGTTTTCTATGGGCACTGCAGCTTTAAGCAAAGCATGGAAAATTGAAACTGGGTTAGACAAACTGAAAGACCCTGAAAGATATGTTATTCCATCTGCAGTGGAATACTatgaaaaaataaagaaattGCGCAACCCCGATTCATCTGATGATTTAGACAATCAAAAGGACAAAGAGGAAAACTTGTCGTCTTTGACTTGGAGAGGTTTGCGAGCAGCTCGAGACCACGGTATGTGGTCCAAATTCAGTCAGGTTACTAAAGAAAGGGGATTTTCAGGACTGTTTGGAGAGCCAGATTCACATGATCAGGGGTCTGAATTGACCCGAGCAAGTTTGACCCCAGATTTTATACCAAGTGCGATCAAAGAAGATGAACAGCAGACAGTagttgataatgatgaaCCTAGCTCTAAAATCACGGACAGTACAGAAGGACTCACTGCGGTTGATGATGCTAGTGCCAATAGTACAGAAGAATCTACTACCGGTTTGAGTGTCTTACCGATACCAGAGATCGTATCAACTACGCCATTAGGAGCGGAGGATGGGGCTGGGACTCTTGTGTcatctgaaaaaaatgtgGTTACTGAATCAACAACCGCAATCGTCGAGATTTCTGTGGAGGGGGCACTAAAACGCACTGAACCAGATGGTCAACCTGACACGTCTAATGTTCCGGAGCCCAATGACGATAGTGATATTAACGAACCCCCTAAAAAACGAAGACGTAGTTCGCGAACTTCTGCCAAGCACAATGAAGACTAAGTCTTGTACATAATAGAGattctatatatattacaTTTTAGATACAAGTTTGCATGTAACGAATAAGCTAATCAAACTTGTATTTTCGactgctcttcttttccGCGCGTTGCTGTTTCATCAACAGCCGCTGGTTATTAGTCTTCTTCGAAATGGCATTCCACCGATCTATATCGTCCTGTTTCCTCTCTGGAGCAATATAAGCAGCCGAAACGATAGCCGAATGCAGTTTTCGAAAGCACAGCTCAACATTTTCGTCACGATTCCGTGTTTCTTGGCACGTAACTATTATAGAGCCTGATTTTGTAATATAAGGGAATTTACCAGGGGTTAGCTGAGACTTTATCAGAGGAGGGACCCATTTAGCATCGGTCCAAGACTGGGGATCCAATTTTATAGTCGCCTTTGTATTTAGCTTGTTCACATTCTGGCCGCCGGGACCAGAGGATCTTGCAAATGATATATTAAACGAGGGCCGTGGAATCTGATCGACTGTGAAGGCTTGCAGCCAAGTTCTATCTGACGATGAATAGCATCGTGTATTCGCATAGACAGTATAATTTATCAGATATTTGGACACTATGAGTCTGGCAGCCAAACTTATATTCAACGTTCCAAAGTTTAACCAAGGGGATAGAGGAATCCTGTGAGCGCCATTAGCCAACATGTGCAAAATTATAGGGTAATATCCACTAATTGCTTGCTGTCGTCGATCTGTTTGTTATATGCAAGTCTTTTAGCCGTGAGCCTAATTGTCCATTGGACCCGATATTCCAAAAACGAACAAGTAGGTGCAATACAATATTGTACAAATCACATCGCAATTaatccaaaaaatatccaaatgTTTTCTCGCGGTTTACGTCTTAgagctactgctgctgcaccaATTTTTAATCGAGGATTCCGGTCTTCAGTTGCCAACTTTGTCCAAGCTGGAGACAAGGTACCATCAGTTGAGGTATTTGAAGGTGCTCCGTCTAACTCTCTCAATTTGGCCAAGGAGACTTCCTCGGGTAAATACTTGATTGTTGGAGTTCCTGGTGCGTTCTCACCTGGGTGTAGTGCTCGACACGTCCCTGGTTATTATAAGAATTTCAAAGAATTCTCGGCCAAGGGCTTCAATGGTGTGTTCGTAATTGCTGTTAACGATGCTTTCGTAACTGGAGAGTGGGCTAAGACTTTAGAAGCTGCCTATTCTCCCAATTCTGCCATACGCTTTGTTGCTGACCACAGTGGCGAATTTTCCAAGGAGTGGGATACTTTGTTTGATGCTTCCAAGTTTTTCGGTAACAGTCGTACCAAGAGATATGCTGCCATTGTTGAGGACGGTGTTGTCAAGGCTGCATTTGTCGAGCCTGATTCTACCGGTATTTCTGTCTCTGAGGCAGAGTCTATTCTCGGAACTTTGTAATAAGtttatattaataaatcTCTATTCTGACTCTTCGTCGCCATCATCAATAACAATTTTTCGCTTTGGACGATATCCAGTATTTGAAGATTCGGATTCCTCTACAACTTCTTCACTATCACTATTATCTTTCgaaaaatcaaattctTTTTCAGCTCCACtatcctcctcatcttcattttcgAGTTCAGGGACGTTGgatccatttccatttgaCAAAATGGGTTAGGCTCTAGTTGGGCGACCACCTCTAGTACTAAAATCTTGAGCTTCCTTAATGGTATCTTCCAAATCTAAGGCTTCTTCTCGTGCCtctttaatttttttggccTTTGCCAGACTAAACCGCCCAGTCATTCCAATTTCATGGAGTTGGGCTGTCAAGAACTTTATACGAGCTTTATCATTGGGCAACGGATCCAAGATAGTGGGCCAACGTCGACGAACACCACATTTCAACAGCTGACTTTTGAGAgtgtttattttgttctGAGAATCAGATGACGAAACCTGAGTATTACCTCTGGGGTCTGGTGATTTATTAtgttttctctttttaaTTGGCGGAGGAGAAAGTTTCGATGATGCTTTGGTTGCTTTGCTAGGAAGTGATTCGTCAATTAattgaatattttcatcttcCGACGAGgattcagcttcttctttttgtttgctCAGATGATCCTTTTCTTTGGCTCGTGATTCGGTTTTGTTGTCTTCCGTAAATCTCTTAGATGGTTTTACTTTAGGTGCTGAGGAAACTACACCTTCCGTCACTTCAAGCTTTGCCCTCTAATACACCTTGTTAGTATAAGTAAATAATCGTCTTTAGTGTAACGCATATTTAAACCAAACTCACCACAACTTTGTCAACAACTGATTTGCTGATTGACTTCCAAGGTTCAGATTTAAAAAAGCTTGGGTCCAAACTAAGTTGACCGACTACTGTGTTCCGTATAGAGTTCACGGTGCTGGTATTAATATCCGCAACACGTGTTACTTCTTCAAGTGCAGCAACAATCTCGTCTTTATCATGATCCATTTTAGCCACTGAATTCAAGCTCTTAACTATCGATTCAGGGGATAATACAACTATCGCGTCTCCATTCCAGGACTGCgttcttatttatatgcaTATGATGGGAAGACCCTGCAGGATTTATTGTCCTCGATCCCCAGTTGAGCTAAAACTCCTTTAATATCAcagcaacaataataaagcGAGGTGGATACTTCTGACTTATAATAGATGCTATTGGTACCAATCCGTTCCTATAGAGCATTACTAAACTTTCTTAATTTCGACACGAAATACTCGACAATTATAAACATGGTTGGTCACATGACTTGTCAGTGTTCTAAGATGATGTGAGTTAGCTATCACTAACGATAGACATCACATTTACAACCTGACAATGACAAAAGAAGCAAATTCCACGATGCCGGATCAAAATAATCCGGAACTGACTAAACAATCATACAACTACGCAGTGTTGTCCCGTTATGATCCATTCATAGCTCAAATTATCTGTACTTCAGCGATTTGCAATGTGTACAAGTTTAATATCGAACAAGCCGAGTGGGATAAGATCAATTGCCAAGGCACGTTGTTTGTATATTCCAGGGCTGCCAAATCTCCAGATAACATTGGGGACTCCCAGAAGTTCCCTTACGGTCTAATAGTGCTCAATAGACTTAACGAATACAACTTTTCTCTTGGGGTGACCCCGTTGACGATATCAAAACGAACAGGCGATCCAGAGATGGAGTTCAAATTAGAAGATTCATTTATTATGGCACAAGCAGCGGATGGTGCAATGTATGGTCTATGGCTTTTTGATACAAAGGATAGAGAAACGATCTTGAACACTCTTCAGTGGTGCTTGTCGCAGTCGAtgtaaattatttttgtgACATATGCATAAATTGGCATGAACTAGACTTGTTCGAAACATATTCGTTCATTCAAAACTTCAACTCCTTAAAGGAAAACAGGAGCCCTGCATAATTTTAGAATTAAGCTAAGTAATAGGAAGGCAATTAATTGTCGGCGAATGGCATTTTCAGTGAAGGTGAGGCTTCCTCTAATTGCGTTCTGTTGTCGTCGATATGTTGAAGGAGACGGGACAGGTTGTCCTATTTTGTTATTTAAAGTATAAATCTATTGCTCTTTATGATGTAATTTATGTCAGTTATAATATTTTAGTTATAATTCCTAGTTACAAGTGATGGAATAGACTTCTAAAACTTTGTGGAGGAGATGCATGCTTTAATTAACACCTCCCAACTGCCTACAACTGCCTACTGGCGCTGGCGCGCACTtacatcaccagcagcgtAGTTTTAAACGATTTAATCTGAATCATCACATATATGCCCATCTTGAGTTCAACATTATCGTAGTCGGAAAAAGGATTCATTTATCAAGAGGTGGAAGGTGGCTGATTAGCGGTGTTTGAATCCTTGCTGAAGATTGTTGATTACCGTGTCCTCTTATTGCGAAGTTTAAGAGTGACCATCTTTGGCTGCATCCAGGACTAATTAGATCCTTTCTGATCCGTAATAGTTTTAACGATTTCAAGTTCGACATTCATACCCACTCCTATTGTATTAAATTTTCAGCATCGGTTCGAAAGTATTTGATAAGAAGCCTCTAAGTATCGTTCGTTAAAGCACACAGATCCACAATAATGTCATCTGATTCAGAAAATTCTGACTTCGAGGACCATGATTACTCAGACAtggaagatgatgatgaagaaatatTTGATGACTCTGAGTATGATGACATAGATTTTGATCTAAAGAACGATGATTCTGGGCTAGGGCCCTATCAAGTTACCTATTCTGTCAGAACTCTTTCTGATATTGAGAGTAAACAGAATGAACTGACGGAGCGCGTGGCAAATCTACTTCAACTCGACAAATCTAAAACCGCTTCATTACTTCATGCTTTCAAATGGCATGATGATGCACTTGTAGAAAGATACATGGAGGATCCTGAAAAGGTGCTGATCTCGGCTGGGGTCGGAGTTACTTATAATTCTGAGTCGAGCCAAGATGAggtcaccaccaccagctctcCCTCGTCTCCATATAGGCCAGACAAGGACTTCACTTGTTTTATATGTTGTTCATCACTTGAAGAAGACCCTGACTTGCTGATATTTGGTCTCTCATGTGGACATAGTGCTTGTTTGAATTGCTATAGGTACTATCTCACCCAAAAGATTTCGGAGGAGGGGCAATCTCGTAATATTCGATGTCCTGGCGATTCGAAGTGTGCATTGCTTGTAGATGAGCGAGCAGTAAAGGCTGTTGTCTTACCCGAGACGTACCAAAGGTACCTGTATGCTCTAGTAGCAACATTTGTTGATGGAAATCAACATTATAAGTGGTGCCCTGCTCCTGATTGTGACAATGCTATTGAATGTAATGTTGATTTTCAGGACCTGAAAAAGGTTGTTCCTTCAGTTAAATGTAGCTGCGGTCATGAATTTTGCTTTGGatgtggtgatgatgagcaTCAACCGGCAATGTGCGTTCTCGTCAAGAAGTGGCGCCAGAAGTGTAAGGACGACTCTGAAACAGCAAATTGGATTGCTGCTAACACTCATGACTGCCCTAATTGTAAAGCTGTGATTGAGAAGAACGGAGGATGTAATCATATGAAATGCCGTAAATGTAAGCATGAGTTTTGCTGGATTTGCTTTGGCAATTGGACAGAACATGGCACCGAATATTACAACTGCTCACGTTTCAAAGAGGATGGTGCATCCGAGCAAGCTCGCAATGAGCAGGAGACATCTAGGGCCTACCTGAAGCGCTACCTGCACTATTATAATCGATTCACTACCCATATGCAATCTAGGAAgttggaaaaaaaatcatatCTCAAGATgcagaagaaaatgactgATCTACAAGAAGACTCTGGCTTATCATGGATTGAAGTGCAATTTCTGAGTGATACCTTTCAAGCTCTCAATGAGTCACGTCGTGTGCTCATGTGGGCTTATGCGTTTGCCTATTATCTAGAACAGTCTAATACAACTACTATATTTGAGGATAACCAGAGTGATTTGGAAATGGCTGTTGAAAATCTGTCCGAACTTTTTGAAAAGCCTGTCTCGTACCTCGCAGAACAGAGGACACTGTTGATGGACAAGTGCAAATATGTTATCAACCGTCGGGCTGTTCTCCTAGAGTATGCTGCAAAGGGTCTAGCCGAGAATAGCTGGAGATTTAATACCAGTTTAGAAGATTAAATCTGGCTCATAGTTAGATTCTCCAGGCGATAATTTATATCCCCtacatatatatttatttatagcaTGCAAAACAAGATTTTTCTAATATTTCGGATATACTGTCTGAGCACCTCGTATTCTCTCCCAAGAAAATCTCAGCACTGAGGGAAAGGCTACAATATTATAAACCCACCTTAAAACCGGCCATCTCCGAATGATATAAGCAAAATTTATCAAATACAAATAATCTATACTGCAAAAAAGTCTATAcaatacaaaaatatatcctAGTAAACAACTAAACACCACGGCCTGTAGTCAGAGAACGAGAACGGCGAGAGAAAATAGACCCCGCACGACGACTACCGCCTGATTGTTGATCAACAGCCTGGACGCTTGTATCCATCCATCTCTGAGCCAGAAGACCCAGAACAAGAACCATGAGCAGGATGAATCCAACAATACCGAAGAACCAACCTAGA
This window harbors:
- the DCP1 gene encoding Dcp1p (Subunit of the Dcp1p-Dcp2p decapping enzyme complex; decapping complex removes the 5' cap structure from mRNAs prior to their degradation; enhances the activity of catalytic subunit Dcp2p; regulated by DEAD box protein Dhh1p; forms cytoplasmic foci upon DNA replication stress; GO_component: GO:0005737 - cytoplasm [Evidence IEA]; GO_component: GO:0005737 - cytoplasm [Evidence IDA] [PMID 22842922]; GO_component: GO:0005737 - cytoplasm [Evidence IDA] [PMID 23706738]; GO_component: GO:0000932 - cytoplasmic mRNA processing body [Evidence IEA]; GO_component: GO:0000932 - cytoplasmic mRNA processing body [Evidence IDA,IMP] [PMID 12730603]; GO_component: GO:0000932 - cytoplasmic mRNA processing body [Evidence IDA] [PMID 23509072]; GO_component: GO:0005634 - nucleus [Evidence IDA] [PMID 23706738]; GO_function: GO:0003723 - RNA binding [Evidence IEA]; GO_function: GO:0008047 - enzyme activator activity [Evidence IDA] [PMID 16341225]; GO_function: GO:0050072 - m7G(5')pppN diphosphatase activity [Evidence IDA] [PMID 16341225]; GO_function: GO:0003729 - mRNA binding [Evidence IPI] [PMID 11139489]; GO_process: GO:0000290 - deadenylation-dependent decapping of nuclear-transcribed mRNA [Evidence IDA] [PMID 11139489]; GO_process: GO:0006397 - mRNA processing [Evidence IEA]; GO_process: GO:0000184 - nuclear-transcribed mRNA catabolic process, nonsense-mediated decay [Evidence IEA]) gives rise to the protein MTKEANSTMPDQNNPELTKQSYNYAVLSRYDPFIAQIICTSAICNVYKFNIEQAEWDKINCQGTLFVYSRAAKSPDNIGDSQKFPYGLIVLNRLNEYNFSLGVTPLTISKRTGDPEMEFKLEDSFIMAQAADGAMYGLWLFDTKDRETILNTLQWCLSQSM
- the HEL1 gene encoding E3 ubiquitin-protein ligase HEL1 → MSSDSENSDFEDHDYSDMEDDDEEIFDDSEYDDIDFDLKNDDSGLGPYQVTYSVRTLSDIESKQNELTERVANLLQLDKSKTASLLHAFKWHDDALVERYMEDPEKVLISAGVGVTYNSESSQDEVTTTSSPSSPYRPDKDFTCFICCSSLEEDPDLLIFGLSCGHSACLNCYRYYLTQKISEEGQSRNIRCPGDSKCALLVDERAVKAVVLPETYQRYLYALVATFVDGNQHYKWCPAPDCDNAIECNVDFQDLKKVVPSVKCSCGHEFCFGCGDDEHQPAMCVLVKKWRQKCKDDSETANWIAANTHDCPNCKAVIEKNGGCNHMKCRKCKHEFCWICFGNWTEHGTEYYNCSRFKEDGASEQARNEQETSRAYLKRYLHYYNRFTTHMQSRKLEKKSYLKMQKKMTDLQEDSGLSWIEVQFLSDTFQALNESRRVLMWAYAFAYYLEQSNTTTIFEDNQSDLEMAVENLSELFEKPVSYLAEQRTLLMDKCKYVINRRAVLLEYAAKGLAENSWRFNTSLED